The genome window aagtgcataaatgaacctgaacagtccaggctgaACAAATAAttatggttcaggttccacatacagaccaatgggatctccagtaaaaagaacaacacaataaataacctataaataatgacaactacaaattttcatgttgaaaaattatgtggaaaaaaaattaagtgaaaaaattaaaaaaataaaattacactgtgaaaacatttacatttacaaaactatttttcacaataaaacacaaataaatacataattaaaacaaagatgaaaaacctgaaatgtacaattgtaacaatattctgtctgttcctaaatgtttggtgcatttatggatccactgggatctgcagttgtgttcagaataataacagatggaatattggagaaactgttcacattttagttccaaactccaaaattttaataatattatacctgttaccaaatgttgatGGAACACTGTgtttaaatgtacatgtagaaataataagtagaggcataatattcttaaaattgctctaatttttcaaatgaaatttcagttatttcaggttattcacatctttttttttttgtaaaatgtaaatattttcataatttaattggttttttttttttgtactaaaacaatgaaaaacttggatttgtcagtatttataggttattaagtcattattttactggtctggcccactgcagatcaaactgggctgaatatggaactgaactaaaatgagtttgacagacctggactagaaaaaaaaatagaagtgaaAATAGTAAAAGATTAGCATCTAGCAGCTAATATTAGCTACTATGTGTTAATTTGACTAATAATGTTAACATCATTTAGGTATTCATATTATAATGCATTAATATTTACTTATTTCTATTTTTctacatatttacaatattaataaaatatcattcctctttatttttctgtcttttaaggagttaaatgtgtttaaagggTTTTGACGTCCTACCACTAGAGGACGCACGCGCACACCGTCCTCAACCTCCGCTCCCCTGTCACGTGACGGGGGTCTGTCTCTTCCGGTCTCGGTTAGCCGTTAGCTAACAGCTAGCATCAGTTTGCAGCTCAAACACGGAAACGAACCCGGCACAGACTCTTCCTCCAGCGGGGCAGCTTTTATTTTTACACCGATACCGAGCCGCGGACCGGCCGCCTGCACCTCCACCACCCCCCTCCCCACGCTGCCTCCCGGTTGTCGTCAGCCCCGGTTCTCCGTACTCCTGGTTTCCACCGGTTCTTTTAAAGCGGAAACATGTCGGCGGTGCAGCGGATGAAAGTGGCCAACGAGCGGCACAGCAAGACCATCACACAGCGGGGACACGTCCAGAAAACATCGGTACTGACGGTTACCGGGCACCACACCCTCCGACACCTGCACCCGGTTCGAACCCGGCTCTCACCCGCCTTGTGTGTCACACATCCCCGTTACAGTCCGACAAATCTGGTCCAGCGGAATAGCGGCGCCGTTAGCAGTTAGCATCGGCGGAGCTAACGTTAGCCTAGCATTTAAACTGAAGTGCACACACGGAGCTGTTTATTATTGTACagatggaaaacaacaacaacaacaacaataataataataataatattctacaGATGTGAAGGAACAGCTGTCTGTGTATAAAGGATAAAGGACGGGTTCACGGtacaagaacagaaccagaaccgttTGTTTCGGTTCTGTGGATGGTAAACAAACAGAAACGGGTGAAGGTCCGGTTCGGTCTGTTCGGTCTGTTCCGGACCTCCAGTCGGTGTGTGTTTGGTATATGTGCTGATCTGTTCCGGTGTAAACACTACGGTGGGCGGACCGGGTCACTTTGGACCCAGAGAACCCGGTTCAGACCCGCACGAGACACAGGACAGGTTCGTGTGGACCAGGGTCCAAAGCTGCTCTGTCCATATAAGCTACCAGCAGCTTATATGGACAGagacgtctatcgattgacgctcCCCCGTGAAAACATCCTTCCATTTCAACACGCctgtttgaaaatgaaataatgcttcagctgtagaaaaacaccagtgtttacttattcatctgaacatgggcagaggaagctcatttccacAGGCTTagaacttctattaaataaaactcctactgtagaaacaccattatttatgttattatcatctgtcttcaatattctacgtctgtccttagtgcacatgtaattgcttacaggaactGTTAACAGATGTGTTCAGTTAAATGCTAGGCTTTCATTATTGGTGTCTGTTGAACTAAcctaaacaataatctaaaccccattaacacccacctgacccactcACTTAACactatatcatacaatgagaacttccttatgcTATTATCATCTAACGTCAATATTCTACATCTGTCTTttgtgcacataattgcttccatgcttactgcttaaaggcactattaaagaaacatacgtacaaaatatgactcccttctgcctgggggagcacaaattgatgggcatttaaactgtgaaaacgcttagggtcatgcacatgctcagtagcgctaggtagctcaagTCGACAGGACACCTGTTCAAAGGTGGATCTGgaggatgtgtgtttgtgtggcttTAAAGGCCCAGACTGATCTGAAGTCTGAAGAGACCAGAGTTCATGAAGGAGATGAAAGACTGAGAAGGAAACTGAGAAGGAAACTAAGGGTTAAACTGAGAAGGAAACTGAGAAGGAAACTAAGGGTTAAACTGAGAAGGAAACTAAGGGTTAAACTGAGAAGGAAACAGCATGAAAGTCCTGACAGTCTTTAAAGTCCACAGAAAGTACAAGGATCTGCATTAAAAGCCAAGTGgactgtgtatgtgttgtgtactgacctgttgtgtgtgtgtgtgtgttgtgtactgacctgttgtgtgtgtgttgtgttgcagCGGCCGGTCAATGATGATAAGTCTCCAGTGGGTCCGTGGCTCCTGGCCCTGTTTGTCTTCGTGGTTTGTGGATCCGGTAAGTGTTTGGATCTGatcactgagcatgtgcagaacagGAACTGtgtgtctgatctgatctgatctggactgatctggtctggtctgatctggactgatctggtctggtctgatctggactgatctggtctggtctgatcggTGAGTCTGGtgcagactggacctgtgaaggctgaggacaACCTGAACTAACACCCCCCTGTACGCCAAcaaacatcgatgggacacggggccgaaacgtgcattatatagtaggagtAATCTGAATACTTTACTCATCTGAATACTTCATTGATCCCAGGGGTAAATTATTGTGGGTtccagtcgctccattcaagtacagGAGAAAAATCAGCAGGACAGAAATGagcaatacaacagaaaaaagaagaaaaactgtgtTTATATGTGACCAGGACATGTCTGTGAAGAGGAAGATGTGTCATGGTCATGTGacccgctgtgtgtgtgtgtgtggtcatgtgACCCTCTGTGTaacgctgtgtgtgtttgtgtgttgcagcCATCTTCCAGATCATCCAGAGCATCAGGCAGGGCAtgtgatgacctttgaccctggagCTGAGCCTGTCACATGGGGGGCGTGGCCCTCATGCCCCGCctacaaacacacattcacacacacacacacatacagccttGTTTACTGAACCTGAggtcttaacacacacacacacacacacacacacacacacacac of Sphaeramia orbicularis unplaced genomic scaffold, fSphaOr1.1, whole genome shotgun sequence contains these proteins:
- the LOC115415938 gene encoding stress-associated endoplasmic reticulum protein 1; translation: MSAVQRMKVANERHSKTITQRGHVQKTSRPVNDDKSPVGPWLLALFVFVVCGSAIFQIIQSIRQGM